Proteins from a single region of Struthio camelus isolate bStrCam1 chromosome W, bStrCam1.hap1, whole genome shotgun sequence:
- the LOC138060868 gene encoding ferrochelatase, mitochondrial isoform X3, protein MRVPVRWRSQAAAAAATATKSTKPQIQPEARKPKTGILMLNMGGPERLDDVHDFLLRLFLDRDLMTLPAQNKLAPFIAKRRTPRIQEQYSRIGGGSPIKKWTAVQGEGMVKLLDRMSPHTAPHKYYIGFRYVHPLTEEAIEEMEKDGIERAVAFTQYPQYSCSTTGSSLNAIYRYYNKKGEKPKMKWSIIDRWPTHPLLIQCFAEHVQKELDLFPPDKRKDVVILFSAHSLPMSVVNRGDPYPQEVGATVQGVMERLNYSNPYRLVWQSKVGPMPWLGPQTDETIKGLCQRGKKNMLLVPIAFTSDHIETLYELDIEYAQVLANECGVENIRRAESLNGNPLFSKALADLVYSHIQSNEICSKQLTLCCPLCVNPVCRETKAFFTNQQL, encoded by the exons gAAACCTAAAACGGGAATCTTGATGTTAAACATGGGAGGTCCAGAAAGGCTGGATGATGTGCATGATTTCTTACTCCGTCTCTTCTTGGACAGAGATCTAATGACGCTTCCAGCACAAAA TAAATTAGCACCATTCATTGCTAAACGCCGCACCCCGAGAATCCAGGAACAATACAGCAGGATTGGAGGCGGATCACCAATCAAAAAGTGGACGGCGGTGCAGGGAGAAGGCATGGTGAAACTGTTGGACAGAATGTCTCCTCACACTG CACCTCACAAATACTACATTGGTTTCCGGTATGTCCACCCTCTGACAGAAGAGGCAATTGAAGAGATGGAGAAAGATGGGATTGAAAGGGCTGTTGCCTTCACGCAGTATCCACAATACAGCTGCTCTACCACAG GAAGCAGTTTAAATGCTATTTATCGCTACTATAATAAAAAGGGGGAGAAGCCAAAGATGAAGTGGAGTATAATTGACCGATGGCCCACACATCCCCTTCTTATTCAG tgCTTTGCTGAACATGTACAGAAGGAACTGGATTTGTTTCCACCTGACAAAAGAAAAGATGTTGTTATCCTTTTCTCGGCTCACTCGCTCCCAATGTCT GTAGTGAACCGCGGTGATCCATATCCTCAAGAAGTGGGAGCTACTGTCCAAGGAGTCATGGAGAGGCTGAACTATTCCAATCCTTACCGGCTTGTGTGGCAGTCCAAG GTTGGGCCAATGCCTTGGCTTGGTCCACAGACAGATGAAACCATTAAAGGACTGTgtcaaagaggaaagaagaacatGTTGTTAGTCCCGATAGCTTTTACAAGTGATCACATTGAAACACTTTATGAGCTGGATATTGAGTATGCCCAAGTTTTAGCAAATGAG TGTGGAGTTGAGAACATCAGAAGAGCAGAATCTCTTAATGGAAATCCTCTGTTCTCCAAG GCTCTGGCAGACTTGGTCTATTCACATATCCAGTCGAATGAAATCTGCTCTAAGCAGTTAACCCTCTGCTGTCCGCTCTGTGTAAATCCTGTCTGCAGGGAGACAAAAGCCTTCTTCACTAATCAACAGCTGTGA